A stretch of Rhizobium sp. TH2 DNA encodes these proteins:
- a CDS encoding heavy metal translocating P-type ATPase, which yields MTALKKIEERGFDTSWAEFGIDGMTCASCVGRVEKAIAAVPGVQAANVNLATERASVSFSDPAVADAVIQAISKAGYEPRIETGELRIEGMTCASCVRRVEKALAAVPGVLEASVNLATEKATVRFAGGDIAALEGAVRKAGYEVIHPREETGATTEPDRKAQELKKLAMALALAAVFTLPLFVLEMGSHFVPAIHVWVMENIGMEENRYLQFALASLVLFGPGLRFFQKGVPNLLRWTPDMNSLVVLGTSAAWGYSVIATFSPGLLPEGTENVYYEAAAVIVTLILLGRFLEARAKGKTSQAIKHLIGLQPKTAFVERNGEFVEVPVADVRRNDVVRIRPGEKVPVDGTVVEGVSYVDESMITGEPVPVRKAVSSEVVGGTINKTGSFTFRATKIGGDTLLAQIIRMVEAAQGSKLPIQALVDKVTGWFVPAVIAAASVTFLVWLALGPDHALTYALVNAVAVLIIACPCAMGLATPTSIMVGTGRAAEFGILFRKGEALQSLRDVDVVALDKTGTLTKGRPELTDFDVAEGFAKIEVLRLVASVEVLSEHPIAEAIVAGAKDIGVSPVAVSDFEALPGFGVSGVVEGRKVLVGADRAMTASGIDVSGFAERAETLGGLGRSPLYAAVDGKLAAVIAVADPIKDSTPVAIAALHALGLKVAMITGDNGHTARAVAGQLGIDEVIAEVLPDGKVDAVKRLREGGRTVAFIGDGINDAPALTEADVGLAVGTGTDIAIESADVVLMSGELTGVSRAIALSQATIRNIKQNLFWAFAYNVILIPVAAGALYPVNGTLLSPVLAAAAMGMSSVFVLANALRLRSFRPQ from the coding sequence ATGACTGCACTCAAGAAGATTGAAGAACGAGGTTTCGACACCTCCTGGGCCGAATTCGGCATCGACGGCATGACCTGTGCGTCCTGCGTCGGCCGTGTTGAGAAGGCGATTGCCGCCGTTCCCGGCGTACAGGCCGCCAATGTGAACCTCGCAACGGAGCGTGCCTCTGTCAGCTTCAGCGACCCGGCCGTCGCAGACGCGGTAATTCAGGCGATCTCGAAGGCGGGCTACGAGCCAAGGATCGAGACGGGCGAACTTCGGATCGAAGGCATGACCTGCGCATCCTGCGTTCGCCGTGTCGAGAAGGCGCTCGCGGCTGTTCCCGGCGTGCTCGAAGCCTCCGTCAACCTCGCGACCGAGAAGGCCACCGTCCGTTTCGCCGGAGGCGATATCGCCGCGCTCGAAGGCGCGGTCCGCAAGGCCGGATACGAGGTCATCCATCCGCGCGAGGAGACGGGGGCGACGACCGAGCCTGACCGCAAGGCCCAGGAGCTCAAGAAGCTCGCTATGGCGTTGGCACTTGCCGCCGTGTTCACGTTGCCGCTCTTCGTTCTCGAGATGGGCTCGCACTTCGTCCCGGCCATTCATGTCTGGGTGATGGAGAACATCGGGATGGAGGAGAACCGCTACCTCCAGTTCGCGCTCGCCTCGCTCGTCCTTTTCGGGCCCGGCCTGCGCTTCTTCCAGAAGGGCGTGCCGAACCTGTTGCGCTGGACACCGGACATGAATTCGCTCGTCGTGCTCGGCACCTCGGCGGCGTGGGGATATTCGGTGATCGCGACCTTTTCCCCGGGCCTGCTGCCGGAGGGAACCGAGAACGTCTATTACGAGGCGGCTGCCGTCATCGTGACGCTGATCCTGCTCGGCCGTTTCCTCGAGGCACGCGCCAAGGGCAAGACCAGCCAGGCGATCAAGCACCTCATCGGTCTGCAGCCCAAGACAGCCTTCGTCGAGCGGAACGGCGAATTCGTCGAAGTCCCGGTCGCCGACGTGCGCCGTAACGACGTCGTACGCATCAGGCCGGGCGAGAAGGTTCCGGTCGATGGCACCGTCGTCGAGGGCGTCTCCTATGTCGATGAATCCATGATCACGGGCGAACCGGTTCCCGTGAGGAAGGCGGTCAGCTCGGAGGTCGTCGGCGGCACGATCAACAAGACAGGCTCGTTCACCTTCCGGGCGACCAAGATCGGCGGCGACACGCTGCTCGCCCAGATCATCCGCATGGTCGAGGCGGCGCAAGGGTCGAAGCTTCCGATCCAGGCGCTGGTCGACAAGGTGACGGGCTGGTTCGTCCCGGCCGTCATCGCGGCCGCCTCCGTCACCTTCCTCGTCTGGCTCGCCCTCGGTCCTGACCACGCGCTGACCTATGCGCTCGTAAACGCCGTCGCCGTCCTGATCATCGCCTGCCCTTGCGCCATGGGTCTCGCAACCCCAACCTCGATCATGGTCGGCACGGGGCGCGCGGCCGAGTTCGGCATCCTGTTCCGCAAGGGCGAGGCGCTGCAAAGCCTGCGCGACGTAGACGTCGTGGCGCTGGACAAGACGGGCACCCTCACCAAAGGCAGGCCGGAACTCACCGACTTCGACGTCGCGGAAGGTTTCGCCAAGATCGAGGTCCTGCGTCTGGTCGCCAGCGTCGAAGTCCTTTCCGAACACCCGATCGCCGAGGCAATTGTCGCCGGAGCGAAGGATATCGGAGTATCTCCGGTCGCCGTCTCGGACTTTGAAGCCCTGCCTGGCTTTGGCGTGAGCGGGGTTGTCGAAGGGCGGAAGGTCCTGGTCGGCGCCGATCGTGCGATGACCGCGTCCGGCATCGATGTCTCAGGCTTCGCGGAGCGCGCGGAAACGCTCGGCGGCCTCGGCCGCTCGCCGCTCTACGCGGCAGTCGATGGCAAGCTCGCCGCGGTGATCGCGGTCGCCGACCCTATCAAGGACTCGACACCGGTGGCGATCGCCGCACTTCATGCGCTCGGCCTGAAAGTGGCGATGATCACCGGCGACAACGGCCACACCGCCCGTGCGGTCGCAGGTCAGCTCGGGATCGACGAAGTCATCGCCGAGGTCCTGCCCGATGGAAAGGTGGACGCCGTCAAGCGGCTGCGTGAGGGCGGCAGGACCGTCGCCTTCATCGGCGACGGCATCAACGACGCTCCGGCGTTGACCGAGGCAGATGTCGGGCTTGCCGTCGGAACGGGCACGGATATCGCCATCGAGAGTGCGGACGTGGTCCTGATGTCGGGCGAGTTGACCGGGGTGTCGCGCGCCATCGCGCTCAGCCAGGCCACGATCCGGAACATCAAGCAGAACCTGTTCTGGGCCTTCGCCTACAACGTGATCCTGATCCCAGTCGCGGCGGGCGCCCTCTATCCGGTGAACGGCACGCTGCTCTCTCCGGTGCTGGCCGCGGCCGCCATGGGCATGTCGAGCGTTTTCGTGCTCGCCAACGCCCTCAGGCTCCGGAGCTTCCGCCCGCAGTGA
- the cueR gene encoding Cu(I)-responsive transcriptional regulator, which yields MNIGDASKASGVSSKMIRYYEQIGLIKPAHRTDSSYRTYTDNEIHTLRFIRRARDLGFTVEQMKTLLALWRDRSRASADVKAIAIEQIAELERKAAAIAEMTKTLKHLANNCHGDHRPDCPIIEGFAEGKGKIDTTPAKDGRKFGVAAV from the coding sequence ATGAACATTGGTGACGCAAGCAAGGCGAGTGGGGTCTCGTCAAAGATGATCCGGTACTACGAGCAGATCGGGCTCATCAAGCCCGCCCATCGAACGGACTCCAGCTACCGCACTTATACCGACAACGAAATCCACACGCTTCGTTTCATCCGCCGAGCACGGGACCTCGGCTTCACCGTCGAACAGATGAAGACGTTGCTCGCGCTCTGGCGGGACCGCTCGCGGGCCAGCGCCGACGTCAAGGCCATCGCCATCGAACAGATCGCGGAACTCGAAAGGAAAGCGGCGGCGATCGCAGAGATGACCAAGACGCTCAAGCACCTCGCCAACAATTGCCACGGCGACCACCGACCCGACTGCCCCATCATCGAAGGTTTCGCCGAAGGAAAAGGCAAGATCGATACCACCCCCGCCAAGGATGGCCGGAAGTTCGGAGTAGCCGCCGTTTGA
- the murB gene encoding UDP-N-acetylmuramate dehydrogenase, with translation MKQVDGAALLAELGDGMKDIRGRLTPDAPMDRVTWFRAGGLAELMFQPHDVDDLATFLKALPEDVPLTVVGVGSNLLVRDGGIKGVVLRLSAKGFGDVELAGENRIRAGAICPDKNIAAMALDHGIGGFAFYYGIPGSIGGALKMNAGANGTETRERVVSVEAVDRRGNRVTLSNAEMKYSYRKSVVPEGLIFTHGIFEGYADDKAKIRTEMDAVRHHRETVQPVKEKTGGSTFKNPPDNSAWKLIDEAGCRGLQIGGAQMSPLHCNFMINIGHATGYDLESLGETVRRRVFEHSGILLEWEIKRIGQFIQGAEVSRFAS, from the coding sequence ATGAAGCAGGTCGATGGAGCAGCGCTGCTCGCCGAACTCGGCGACGGTATGAAGGATATCAGAGGCAGGCTGACGCCGGATGCGCCGATGGACCGCGTGACATGGTTCCGCGCCGGTGGCCTTGCCGAGTTGATGTTCCAGCCGCATGACGTTGACGACCTCGCCACTTTCCTCAAGGCGTTACCGGAAGACGTGCCGTTGACGGTGGTTGGCGTCGGTTCGAACCTGCTGGTTCGCGACGGTGGCATCAAGGGTGTCGTGTTGCGTCTGTCGGCCAAGGGCTTCGGCGATGTCGAACTTGCGGGCGAGAACCGCATCCGCGCCGGTGCCATCTGCCCGGACAAGAACATCGCCGCCATGGCGCTTGATCACGGCATCGGCGGCTTTGCCTTCTATTACGGCATTCCCGGCTCGATCGGCGGCGCGCTGAAGATGAACGCCGGCGCCAACGGCACCGAGACTAGGGAACGCGTCGTTTCAGTCGAGGCGGTCGATCGCAGGGGCAATCGCGTCACGCTTTCGAATGCCGAGATGAAATACAGCTATCGCAAGTCCGTGGTACCCGAAGGCCTGATCTTCACGCATGGCATCTTCGAAGGCTATGCCGACGACAAGGCCAAGATCCGCACCGAGATGGACGCCGTGCGCCATCATCGCGAAACGGTGCAGCCGGTGAAGGAAAAGACCGGTGGTTCGACCTTCAAGAACCCGCCCGACAATTCGGCCTGGAAGCTGATCGACGAGGCAGGATGCCGTGGCTTGCAGATCGGTGGCGCGCAAATGTCGCCGCTCCACTGCAATTTCATGATCAATATCGGCCACGCCACCGGCTATGATCTCGAAAGCCTCGGCGAGACGGTGCGACGGCGCGTGTTCGAACATTCCGGCATCCTGCTGGAATGGGAAATCAAGCGGATCGGCCAGTTCATCCAGGGCGCGGAAGTGTCGCGTTTTGCCTCCTGA
- a CDS encoding Crp/Fnr family transcriptional regulator, which translates to MSLELFECLRPFPRASRSSAAGAFLFHRNDAVETLHVVRAGTIRLVRYQPDGQTAVLQRAAAGDILAEASVFSPSYHCDGIAMTDAETEAYAVVDIQRLLDTDVRFCRAWALAMSHQLQAARRRAELVSLRTVAERLDAWLTWHERVMPVKGDWKGVAEEIGVSPEAFYRELAARRKR; encoded by the coding sequence ATGTCGCTCGAACTCTTTGAATGTCTCCGGCCCTTTCCTCGCGCGAGCCGGTCCTCCGCTGCAGGAGCTTTCCTGTTCCACCGGAACGATGCCGTCGAGACGCTTCATGTCGTGCGCGCGGGAACGATCCGGTTGGTCCGGTACCAGCCCGACGGACAGACCGCTGTCCTCCAGCGGGCTGCGGCGGGTGACATCCTGGCAGAGGCCTCGGTATTCTCGCCGAGCTACCATTGTGATGGTATCGCGATGACGGACGCGGAGACCGAAGCCTATGCGGTCGTCGATATCCAACGTCTCCTCGACACCGACGTCCGGTTCTGCCGTGCGTGGGCTTTGGCGATGTCGCATCAGCTTCAGGCAGCGAGGAGGCGCGCCGAACTGGTTTCGCTCCGCACGGTCGCCGAACGGCTCGACGCGTGGCTCACCTGGCATGAACGCGTAATGCCCGTCAAAGGGGATTGGAAGGGCGTGGCCGAGGAGATCGGAGTGTCGCCCGAGGCGTTCTATCGAGAACTTGCTGCTCGCCGGAAACGATGA
- the murC gene encoding UDP-N-acetylmuramate--L-alanine ligase gives MKMPKSIGLVHFIGIGGIGMSGIAEVLHNLGHKVQGSDQADSANVQRLRAKGIEVHVGHKAENLGDAEVVVVSTAIKKTNPELVAAREKLLPVVRRAEMLAELMRFRNAIAIGGTHGKTTTTSLVGTLLEAGGLDPTVINGGIINAYGTNARMGEGEWMVVEADESDGTFLKLPAEIAVITNIDPEHLDHYGTFDNARAAFRQFVENVPFYGFGVMCLDHPEVQAMVSKIEDRKVVTYGENPQADVRFKNVRFEGPVSIFDVEIRRRRTGQVIHLDELRMPMPGRHNVSNATAAIAVAQRLGISTEDIRKGLAGFAGVKRRFTNTGEWNGVQIFDDYGHHPVEIKAVLRAARDSCDGRIVAIHQPHRYSRVASLFEEFASCFNDADTVFIAPIYSAGEDPIEGVTSEELVSRIKSGGHRDVRFLATPDALPPFVAAIARPGDYVVLLGAGNITNWAGALPKDLAALSGKKQ, from the coding sequence ATGAAAATGCCCAAGAGCATCGGGCTCGTCCATTTCATCGGCATCGGCGGCATCGGCATGAGCGGCATCGCCGAAGTGCTGCACAATCTCGGCCACAAGGTCCAGGGCTCCGACCAGGCCGACAGCGCCAACGTGCAGCGCCTGCGTGCCAAGGGCATCGAGGTCCATGTCGGCCACAAGGCCGAAAATCTTGGCGATGCCGAGGTGGTGGTCGTGTCCACCGCGATCAAGAAGACCAATCCGGAACTCGTCGCGGCGCGCGAAAAGCTGCTGCCCGTGGTGCGTCGCGCCGAGATGCTGGCGGAGCTCATGCGCTTCCGCAATGCCATCGCCATCGGCGGCACGCACGGCAAGACGACGACGACCTCGCTGGTCGGCACGCTGCTCGAAGCCGGTGGGCTCGACCCGACCGTGATCAATGGCGGCATCATCAACGCCTATGGCACCAATGCCCGCATGGGCGAGGGCGAGTGGATGGTGGTTGAGGCCGACGAATCCGACGGCACCTTCCTCAAGCTGCCGGCCGAAATCGCTGTGATCACCAATATCGATCCCGAGCATCTCGATCATTACGGCACGTTCGACAATGCCCGAGCCGCATTCCGGCAGTTCGTGGAAAACGTACCCTTCTACGGCTTCGGCGTGATGTGCCTCGACCATCCCGAAGTACAGGCGATGGTCTCCAAGATCGAGGATCGCAAGGTCGTCACCTATGGCGAGAACCCGCAGGCCGACGTTCGGTTCAAGAATGTGCGCTTCGAAGGTCCCGTCTCGATCTTCGATGTGGAAATCCGCCGCCGCCGCACCGGTCAGGTCATTCATCTGGACGAACTCCGCATGCCGATGCCGGGACGCCACAACGTCTCCAACGCCACGGCGGCAATCGCGGTCGCCCAGCGACTCGGCATTTCGACCGAAGACATCCGCAAGGGCCTTGCGGGCTTTGCAGGCGTCAAGCGGCGCTTCACCAATACCGGTGAATGGAACGGCGTCCAGATCTTTGATGATTACGGCCATCATCCCGTCGAGATCAAGGCCGTACTGAGAGCCGCGCGCGACAGCTGCGACGGCCGCATCGTCGCCATCCATCAGCCGCATCGCTATAGCCGCGTCGCCAGCCTGTTCGAGGAATTCGCGTCCTGCTTCAACGATGCCGACACGGTGTTCATCGCGCCGATCTATTCGGCCGGCGAAGACCCGATCGAGGGCGTGACATCCGAGGAACTGGTCTCGCGCATCAAGTCCGGCGGTCATCGCGATGTGCGGTTCCTGGCGACCCCCGATGCGCTGCCGCCCTTTGTCGCCGCCATTGCGCGACCGGGCGATTATGTGGTTCTCTTGGGCGCAGGAAACATCACGAATTGGGCTGGGGCGTTGCCTAAGGATTTGGCGGCGCTGTCAGGAAAAAAACAATGA
- the murG gene encoding undecaprenyldiphospho-muramoylpentapeptide beta-N-acetylglucosaminyltransferase, which produces MEKGLIVLAAGGTGGHLFPAEALGHELKARGYAVHLVTDSRAERFAGKFPADEVHVIPSATIGSKNPIALAKSLLTLWRGMRMARRLFSRLKPKAVIGFGGYPTVPPLLAATGMKIPSLIHEQNAVMGRANKLMASRVQAIAGGFLPEGSGAHSGKTVVTGNPVRPDVVAAAGKSYVASGENDPFNLVVFGGSQGAQFFSSAIPSAICLLEDQYRKRLRVTQQARAEDQDAVNASYGKLGMAADVSPFFGDMPRRIADANLVISRSGASTVSELAVIGRPSVLVPYPYALDHDQAANAAALQAEGGAKVIAQSALSSEKLAKILRHAMDEPEKLADTARAAKATGKPHAARRLADLVEAIADGKPVSDFKEVTA; this is translated from the coding sequence ATGGAAAAGGGCTTGATCGTCCTCGCCGCCGGCGGAACCGGCGGCCATCTGTTTCCGGCCGAGGCGCTGGGGCACGAATTGAAAGCCCGGGGCTATGCGGTCCATCTGGTGACCGACAGCCGCGCCGAGCGCTTTGCGGGCAAGTTCCCCGCCGACGAGGTCCACGTCATTCCCTCGGCAACGATCGGATCGAAGAACCCGATCGCGCTGGCGAAATCGCTGCTGACGCTGTGGCGCGGCATGCGCATGGCGCGCAGGCTTTTCAGCAGGCTGAAGCCGAAGGCGGTTATCGGCTTTGGCGGCTACCCGACCGTACCGCCGCTATTGGCTGCGACGGGGATGAAAATACCATCGCTGATTCATGAGCAGAATGCCGTCATGGGCCGCGCCAACAAGCTCATGGCCTCGCGCGTCCAGGCCATCGCCGGCGGCTTTCTGCCCGAGGGATCGGGAGCGCATTCCGGCAAGACGGTGGTAACGGGCAATCCTGTACGGCCGGATGTCGTCGCCGCTGCTGGCAAGTCTTATGTAGCCTCGGGCGAGAACGACCCGTTCAACCTCGTCGTCTTCGGCGGCAGCCAGGGTGCGCAGTTTTTCTCAAGCGCCATTCCGTCGGCCATATGCCTGCTCGAAGACCAGTACCGCAAGCGGCTCAGGGTCACGCAGCAGGCGCGGGCCGAGGACCAGGACGCGGTCAATGCGAGCTATGGCAAACTGGGCATGGCCGCCGATGTTTCGCCATTCTTCGGCGACATGCCGAGGCGCATTGCTGATGCCAACCTGGTGATCAGCCGTTCCGGTGCATCGACCGTTTCCGAGCTTGCGGTGATCGGCCGGCCCTCGGTCCTCGTTCCCTATCCCTATGCACTCGATCATGACCAGGCGGCTAATGCGGCCGCACTCCAGGCCGAGGGCGGTGCCAAGGTTATCGCGCAATCGGCTCTGTCGTCGGAGAAGCTCGCCAAGATCCTGCGTCACGCGATGGACGAGCCGGAAAAGCTCGCAGACACCGCCCGCGCAGCCAAGGCGACTGGCAAGCCGCATGCCGCCCGCCGCCTCGCCGATCTCGTCGAGGCGATCGCGGATGGCAAGCCGGTGTCCGATTTCAAAGAGGTAACAGCATGA
- a CDS encoding MerR family DNA-binding protein, producing MKSTTIAGLAREGGVGVETVRYYQRRGLLDTPERANTYGLGGGVRRYGDEDVRKLRFIRSAQAAGFTLEEISELITLDATDDRARALEIANERITALDAKIAELEAARTSLKRLAHHCSHTHEGPCPILTAFEH from the coding sequence ATGAAATCGACGACAATCGCAGGGCTCGCACGCGAAGGCGGCGTGGGCGTCGAAACGGTCAGATATTACCAGCGCCGAGGACTACTCGACACGCCTGAACGGGCAAATACATATGGCCTCGGCGGCGGCGTACGCCGCTACGGCGACGAGGATGTGCGAAAACTCCGCTTCATCCGTTCGGCGCAGGCGGCAGGTTTCACGCTGGAAGAGATTTCCGAACTGATCACGCTCGACGCCACGGACGATCGCGCACGGGCATTGGAGATCGCCAACGAACGGATCACCGCGCTTGATGCGAAGATCGCCGAATTGGAAGCCGCGCGCACTTCGTTGAAACGGCTTGCTCATCATTGCAGCCACACTCACGAAGGCCCCTGCCCGATCCTCACGGCGTTCGAGCACTGA
- a CDS encoding heavy-metal-associated domain-containing protein, producing MYEFDIPDMSCGHCAGTVTKAIKSIDPAAVANVDLNARKATVETTADPSAIGSALDEAGYPATYKAA from the coding sequence ATGTATGAATTCGACATTCCGGATATGAGCTGCGGGCACTGCGCGGGAACCGTCACCAAGGCAATCAAGTCGATCGACCCAGCCGCAGTCGCCAATGTTGACCTCAACGCGCGCAAGGCCACCGTGGAAACCACGGCCGATCCGAGCGCGATCGGCTCAGCGCTCGACGAGGCCGGGTATCCGGCCACTTACAAAGCCGCCTGA
- a CDS encoding GGDEF domain-containing protein, translating into MVAQIKQWIITRIAVGAFSKRRDVLRFALVRSFWTTIAAVGLNFGVYQLFGRLGFLHVTLPPDPWADTVVTAFVAGPICFLAYYLIGNAIRDLAVSRNAFERLSRTDPLTGLMNRRAFVDVISALNAPYVVAILDIDRFKAINDTYGHAAGDAVLVEVARELRRVLGREAAVARLGGEEFGVILRDRAKDETMVVMDLVRAALATRTFDVDGSEISVTFSAGVSRGDGKTGYSILLTHADKALYFAKASGRNRVVHSDDILAFVSSAEDASGKIAV; encoded by the coding sequence ATGGTCGCCCAAATCAAGCAATGGATCATCACGAGAATTGCGGTCGGCGCATTCTCCAAGCGTCGTGATGTGCTGCGTTTTGCGCTGGTGCGGTCATTCTGGACGACGATTGCCGCGGTCGGGCTGAACTTCGGCGTCTATCAGCTGTTCGGCCGGCTTGGCTTTCTCCATGTCACGCTGCCGCCGGATCCTTGGGCCGACACGGTTGTGACCGCTTTCGTCGCCGGGCCGATCTGTTTTCTCGCCTACTATCTCATCGGCAACGCGATCCGTGATCTCGCAGTGTCACGCAATGCCTTCGAGCGGCTTTCGCGAACTGATCCGCTGACCGGATTGATGAACCGGCGCGCCTTCGTCGATGTCATCTCGGCGCTGAACGCCCCCTATGTCGTGGCGATCCTCGATATCGACCGGTTCAAGGCGATCAACGATACCTATGGCCATGCAGCAGGCGATGCGGTGCTGGTCGAAGTCGCCAGGGAGTTGCGGCGTGTACTCGGCCGCGAAGCAGCCGTCGCGCGTCTCGGCGGAGAGGAGTTCGGCGTCATTCTTCGCGACCGCGCAAAGGACGAAACCATGGTCGTCATGGACCTGGTCCGCGCCGCCCTTGCCACCCGCACATTCGACGTGGATGGTTCCGAAATATCGGTGACCTTCTCTGCCGGCGTATCACGCGGAGACGGCAAAACCGGATATTCGATCCTGCTCACCCATGCGGACAAGGCACTCTATTTTGCCAAAGCATCCGGCAGGAATCGCGTCGTTCACAGCGACGATATTCTGGCTTTCGTTTCCAGCGCCGAAGATGCTTCAGGAAAGATCGCCGTTTAG
- a CDS encoding adenylate/guanylate cyclase domain-containing protein, producing the protein MSIHSTDADVVRLPNSAPAPNSANPVRLRVIGSELLRLVAVAVLMGNFVLGSYTRTPTHTILIIVYLVFTLVSLFLTVRRPDISWRLPLFVLVDAIAVLIMLYMHAAQGPFDHSHALTPAGLVVAFILLNNAALSSNTKLVAWFSGIVFAGWLAVLVVAGASSGLVLAEALLDPDFHRELGLALSFGAAALAVYVIVRETADTRDKAAIAQRGRSNLARFFSPTVVEQLADGDDMRLERRRIAVMFVDLRGFTSFAESASSEQMRHMLSEFRDIVSDVVVRHGGAVDKYLGDGVMAVFGHPAPREDDADRALACALELVQALEQWREREGAAGRPALKAGIGLHAGTALAGVLEAGCHSEYTVLGDVVNVAQRLQAVSKSVGATLVVSAELRHATHSPGLVASWREAKQVDIPGRKLPLDIAYV; encoded by the coding sequence ATGTCAATCCATTCGACAGATGCCGATGTCGTGCGCCTTCCAAATTCCGCGCCCGCGCCCAACTCAGCGAACCCTGTCCGCCTGAGGGTGATCGGCAGCGAACTCCTCCGCCTCGTTGCCGTGGCGGTGCTCATGGGCAACTTCGTACTTGGCAGCTATACCCGAACGCCGACCCACACCATCCTCATTATCGTATATCTTGTCTTCACTCTGGTTTCGCTGTTCCTCACCGTCCGGCGACCCGATATCTCCTGGCGGCTGCCCTTATTCGTGCTCGTCGACGCGATCGCGGTCCTTATCATGCTCTATATGCATGCGGCGCAGGGTCCGTTCGATCATAGCCACGCGCTCACTCCGGCGGGTCTCGTCGTCGCGTTCATCCTGCTCAACAACGCGGCACTCTCGTCGAACACGAAACTTGTGGCGTGGTTTTCCGGCATCGTGTTCGCGGGCTGGCTCGCGGTCCTCGTGGTCGCCGGAGCCAGCTCCGGGCTTGTTCTTGCCGAAGCTCTCCTGGACCCGGACTTCCACCGGGAACTCGGCCTGGCCTTGAGTTTCGGCGCCGCGGCCTTGGCGGTTTACGTGATCGTGCGCGAAACCGCGGACACGCGCGACAAGGCCGCGATCGCCCAGCGAGGAAGGAGCAACCTCGCCAGGTTCTTCTCCCCAACAGTGGTCGAGCAACTCGCCGACGGTGACGACATGCGACTCGAGCGGCGGCGGATCGCGGTCATGTTCGTCGATCTCAGGGGATTCACCAGCTTCGCCGAATCCGCCTCCTCGGAGCAGATGCGGCACATGCTGTCCGAGTTCCGGGACATCGTCTCCGATGTCGTGGTACGGCATGGCGGCGCGGTGGACAAATATCTTGGCGACGGGGTCATGGCTGTGTTCGGACATCCCGCGCCGCGCGAGGACGACGCCGATCGGGCTCTCGCATGCGCGCTGGAACTGGTCCAGGCGCTCGAACAGTGGCGCGAGCGCGAAGGCGCGGCCGGCCGACCCGCGCTGAAGGCAGGAATAGGGCTCCATGCCGGAACCGCCTTGGCGGGCGTCCTGGAGGCCGGATGCCACAGCGAGTACACGGTGCTCGGCGACGTCGTGAACGTCGCGCAAAGGCTTCAGGCGGTCTCGAAGTCCGTCGGCGCGACACTGGTCGTATCCGCCGAGCTGAGGCACGCGACACATTCGCCCGGACTCGTGGCGAGCTGGCGTGAAGCAAAACAGGTCGACATACCGGGCCG